One genomic window of Misgurnus anguillicaudatus chromosome 12, ASM2758022v2, whole genome shotgun sequence includes the following:
- the LOC129418986 gene encoding uncharacterized protein has protein sequence MDDTRLIVEVEEQKVLYDPQNIMYKDLNAKEKAWEAVAAVVNVDVNECKRRWKVLRDAFGRHRKGKKMPSGSAGGTVKEWKYERVMSFLLPYMQPRSSRNTLQIEENEPVDMSVAEVDVDPDLGRPYSPLTLIQRPVTPCQSSEDPTQQSGSSTPPTIGSRGPTPIPPPIHPRVQELITEGQQHRQKRRRTNQQSSTEQQLLDIIAQPTTTPSPHIPRQEDEMYYFALSLVPKLNRLLPRNRTRAQMHILGYLADLEDENQRQQATQAHTLFQGTGSHPPQEAAFQPYHPTPTYQEQQTHHPHHATQHPTTSSTPEHSASYYQQL, from the exons ATGGACGACACTCGCCTCATCGTAGAAGTCGAAGAACAAAAAGTTCTGTATGATCCACAAAACATCATGTACAAGGACTTAAATGCGAAGGAAAAAGCATGGGAGGCAGTTGCAGCTGTTGTTAATGTCGATG tgaatgaaTGCAAGCGAAGATGGAAGGTGCTGAGGGATGCTTTTGGTAGACACagaaaagggaaaaaaatgcCCAGTGGTTCTGCTGGAGGCACCGTCAAAGAATGGAAGTATGAAAGAGTGATGTCTTTTCTGTTGCCGTATATGCAGCCTAGAAG TTCCAGAAACACTCTGCAAATTGAGGAGAATGAACCTGTGGACATGTCTGTGGCCGAAGTGGACGTTGATCCAGACCTGGGTAGACCTTACAGCCCCCTTACTCTGATACAGAGGCCAGTAACACCCTGTCAGAGCTCAGAAGACCCCACACAACAGTCTGGCTCCTCCACACCACCAACAATTGGATCAAGGGGTCCCACCCCTATACCTCCCCCTATTCACCCCAGAGTACAGGAATTAATAACTGAAGGTCAGCAGCACAGACAGAAGAGAAGAAGAACCAATCAACAAAGTTCCACAGAGCAACAGTTACTAGACATTATTGCTCAACCAACAACAACGCCATCACCACACATCCCAAGACAGGAAGATGagatgtactattttgcactcAGTTTAGTTCCAAAACTAAACCGGCTGCTTCCAAGGAACCGCACCAGGGCACAAATGCATATTTTAGGTTACCTGGCTGACCTGGAAGATGAAAATCAAAGACAACAAGCCACCCAGGCTCACACTTTGTTTCAAGGTACAGGTAGCCATCCCCCGCAAGAAGCAGCATTTCAGCCTTACCACCCCACACCCACCTATCAGGAACAACAAACCCATCACCCCCACCATGCAACACAACACCCAACAACATCTAGCACACCAGAACATTCTGCCAGTTACTATCAGCAACTGTAG